The following are encoded in a window of uncultured Sphaerochaeta sp. genomic DNA:
- a CDS encoding TIM barrel protein, translating to MHEPLSHYMKVGLIHFMAYPVSNGKGPVAETFRNICLDPFFEVAEITWIQDPEVRAQVKQMKEVSHLSVTFGAQPCLLSQKMNINDLDEQRRLAALQQLKRNVDEAYEMGTTALAFLSGPYAQETQEASYKALVSSTKELCAYAASKGSLKIALEVFDYDIDKKSLIGPAKLAARFAKEIRQDYPEFGLMVDLSHIPLLHETIEESLDPVKEYIVHAHMGNCVMKDPSLPGYGDQHPRFGFPNSENDVEELSAYLEYLLSIGFLNKENRPVVSFEVKPQEGEDPELVIANAKRTLLRAWAHVTTKD from the coding sequence ATGCATGAACCATTATCGCACTATATGAAAGTTGGCCTTATTCACTTCATGGCATATCCAGTAAGCAATGGAAAAGGACCAGTTGCAGAAACATTCCGGAACATCTGCCTGGATCCCTTCTTTGAAGTGGCAGAGATTACCTGGATTCAGGACCCTGAAGTTCGGGCACAAGTCAAGCAGATGAAAGAGGTATCACACCTCTCAGTTACCTTTGGTGCTCAGCCATGCCTCCTCTCCCAGAAGATGAACATCAATGACTTAGATGAGCAGAGAAGGCTTGCGGCATTACAGCAATTGAAAAGAAATGTTGACGAAGCCTATGAGATGGGAACAACCGCTCTTGCCTTCCTGAGTGGACCCTATGCACAGGAAACACAAGAAGCGTCATACAAGGCACTTGTCTCTTCCACAAAAGAACTCTGCGCCTATGCAGCTTCAAAAGGATCTTTGAAGATCGCCCTTGAAGTGTTCGATTACGACATAGACAAGAAAAGTCTTATTGGACCAGCAAAACTGGCAGCACGTTTTGCAAAAGAAATTCGCCAGGACTACCCTGAGTTCGGACTCATGGTTGACCTGAGCCATATCCCCCTCCTGCATGAAACCATTGAGGAATCACTTGATCCTGTGAAAGAGTACATAGTGCATGCCCATATGGGCAACTGTGTAATGAAAGATCCATCCCTGCCAGGTTATGGGGATCAACACCCTCGCTTTGGATTCCCAAACAGTGAAAACGACGTAGAAGAGCTATCCGCTTACTTGGAGTATCTGCTTTCAATCGGTTTCCTGAATAAAGAGAACAGACCAGTTGTCAGCTTTGAGGTAAAACCACAAGAGGGTGAAGACCCTGAATTGGTCATCGCAAACGCGAAACGAACACTACTTCGCGCTTGGGCTCATGTCACAACCAAAGATTGA
- a CDS encoding GntR family transcriptional regulator: MIRKSDQLYQTAAEKAYEAISEKIISGEYEPGKRLVRRQLAQELGMSAIPILEAMKRLEQDGLIEYRAHWGSIVTIPTIERVMDMFTMREALECQVARILAVKATEEQQEQLLSLAKELDKIRYEGTDTEAVTHLHIKLHLQMAEFTGFPSLLAGLQKNNFQWLIFNATRSRRLRANIQPYWHENLLKQIFQHDPDHAEKKMREHIYDAYNPILEDLQQIH; encoded by the coding sequence ATGATACGTAAAAGCGACCAATTGTACCAAACAGCAGCAGAAAAGGCTTATGAAGCGATAAGCGAAAAGATTATCAGCGGAGAATATGAGCCAGGAAAGCGATTGGTCCGTCGTCAGCTCGCTCAAGAGCTCGGCATGAGTGCAATTCCCATCCTGGAGGCGATGAAACGCCTGGAACAGGATGGCTTGATCGAGTACCGGGCCCATTGGGGTTCCATTGTCACCATTCCTACCATTGAACGTGTCATGGATATGTTCACCATGAGAGAAGCCCTTGAATGCCAAGTAGCAAGAATTCTTGCAGTCAAAGCCACAGAAGAGCAGCAAGAACAGCTTCTTTCCTTGGCAAAAGAGTTGGATAAAATCCGTTATGAGGGAACTGATACAGAAGCAGTGACCCACCTTCACATCAAGTTACACTTGCAGATGGCAGAATTCACTGGCTTCCCTTCATTGCTGGCAGGATTACAGAAAAACAACTTCCAGTGGCTGATCTTCAATGCCACAAGGTCCAGGAGGCTACGGGCCAATATTCAACCTTATTGGCACGAAAACCTTCTAAAGCAAATTTTCCAACATGACCCTGATCACGCAGAGAAAAAGATGCGGGAACACATCTATGATGCATACAACCCTATTCTGGAGGATCTGCAGCAGATTCACTGA
- a CDS encoding helix-turn-helix domain-containing protein, with product MKYQSLRITLTTEERKELEKIVRSGTAQAKEIRRANILLSVDESGGRKRMKDVVVAHMLGTTPQTVCQVKKDYLRNPRKVDSIKRKKRETPPVPAKIDGNVEAHIIAIACSNPPAGYGRWTLRLIADRMVELDYIDTISHTAVGKTLKKLV from the coding sequence ATGAAGTATCAATCTTTGCGAATCACGTTGACGACAGAAGAACGGAAGGAACTCGAGAAGATCGTCCGTAGCGGTACTGCTCAGGCAAAGGAAATCAGGCGTGCAAACATTCTCCTCTCTGTTGATGAGTCCGGAGGGCGCAAGCGCATGAAGGATGTCGTGGTGGCCCACATGCTGGGCACCACCCCCCAGACGGTCTGCCAGGTCAAGAAGGACTACCTGCGAAACCCCAGGAAGGTGGACTCAATCAAGCGAAAGAAGCGGGAGACCCCGCCGGTACCTGCAAAGATAGATGGCAACGTGGAAGCACACATCATAGCCATTGCCTGCTCGAATCCCCCAGCCGGATACGGAAGGTGGACGCTCAGGCTCATTGCCGACAGGATGGTCGAATTGGATTATATTGACACAATTTCCCATACGGCAGTGGGAAAGACGCTAAAAAAACTGGTCTAA
- a CDS encoding IS630 family transposase — protein sequence MHSPQQNSDFVAKMEDVLSVYARPYDENRPQVCMDEKPVQLLGDLRKPVPLSDSNHTKLEDSEYIRNGTCSIFMFIEPLGCWREAHAHKRRTKKVWASEIRWLLDEKYPHAEKVVLVMDNLNTHSISSLYETFPPEEAFRLSQRLEIHFTPKHGSWLDMAEIELSALTNQCLSHRRIDNIEDLKTEILSWSVSRTANQKGID from the coding sequence GTGCATTCCCCTCAGCAAAACAGTGATTTCGTGGCCAAGATGGAGGATGTCCTGTCAGTATATGCAAGACCCTATGATGAGAATCGGCCTCAGGTGTGCATGGATGAAAAACCGGTCCAATTGCTGGGAGACCTCAGAAAGCCGGTTCCCCTCTCAGATTCCAACCATACTAAGCTCGAGGACAGTGAATACATAAGGAACGGCACCTGCAGCATCTTCATGTTCATCGAACCGCTTGGCTGCTGGAGGGAAGCCCATGCCCATAAACGCAGGACCAAGAAGGTCTGGGCATCAGAGATCAGATGGCTTCTGGATGAGAAATACCCACATGCCGAAAAGGTGGTTCTTGTCATGGACAACCTCAATACCCACAGCATCTCGTCCTTGTATGAGACATTCCCCCCAGAAGAGGCTTTCAGGCTGTCGCAAAGATTGGAGATTCACTTCACTCCCAAGCATGGAAGCTGGCTGGATATGGCTGAGATAGAGTTATCAGCATTGACCAACCAATGCCTTTCCCACAGGCGAATCGACAATATTGAGGACTTGAAAACCGAAATCCTGAGCTGGTCGGTATCAAGGACTGCTAACCAAAAAGGTATCGATTAG
- a CDS encoding tripartite tricarboxylate transporter substrate binding protein: MKNKTLRTSVVVLVLVLFSSWSLFAAGQAETKTVEDPSSTYPSSPIQIIVPVGAGGDTDLNARLFSRYLEKELGQSLAVVNVSGGGGTLGMQRVLDSNPDGYTALFFHGEAMIPKIAGLVDFGIEAFEMVGIGVLDDTTVLATHPGMPFQTLPEFISYAKANPGEVEFGMMTGGYPHLVGIVLEEEAGIDLNLVDVGGNAAKTVALMGRKTEVINTQYGLTLDYFKSGDFVVLGLTSKERNPLFPEVPTTAEQGLNLEFNKFFFVGMPKGTPKSIVDKFSAAMKRVVENPEYQAEAEKYFVTPTYMNPEDASAHAQEVFEYFSKYQDLFRGSSK; this comes from the coding sequence ATGAAAAACAAAACCCTAAGAACCAGTGTAGTTGTTCTCGTATTAGTACTGTTCTCAAGTTGGAGCTTATTTGCTGCTGGGCAGGCAGAAACCAAAACAGTTGAAGATCCGAGTAGCACCTATCCATCAAGCCCTATCCAGATTATCGTTCCAGTAGGAGCCGGCGGTGATACAGACCTCAATGCCCGTCTGTTCTCCCGCTATTTGGAAAAAGAACTGGGCCAGTCCCTTGCAGTTGTGAATGTCTCTGGTGGCGGTGGAACACTTGGAATGCAGAGAGTTCTAGACTCCAATCCCGATGGATATACTGCTCTGTTCTTCCACGGTGAGGCGATGATTCCCAAGATTGCTGGTTTGGTTGATTTTGGAATCGAAGCATTCGAAATGGTAGGTATTGGTGTACTTGATGATACCACAGTACTTGCAACTCACCCTGGAATGCCTTTCCAGACACTACCGGAGTTCATCTCCTATGCAAAGGCTAATCCAGGTGAAGTGGAATTTGGCATGATGACCGGTGGCTATCCTCACTTGGTAGGTATCGTATTGGAAGAGGAAGCTGGGATTGATTTGAACCTGGTTGATGTTGGTGGTAATGCTGCCAAGACTGTTGCCTTGATGGGAAGAAAAACTGAAGTGATCAACACACAGTATGGTCTTACCCTGGACTATTTCAAATCAGGTGATTTCGTGGTTCTTGGTCTCACCAGCAAGGAACGCAACCCCTTATTCCCTGAGGTTCCAACCACAGCAGAACAAGGTCTTAATCTTGAATTCAACAAGTTTTTCTTCGTTGGAATGCCTAAAGGAACGCCTAAAAGCATCGTAGACAAGTTCTCTGCTGCCATGAAGCGTGTCGTTGAGAATCCAGAGTATCAGGCGGAAGCAGAAAAATATTTCGTGACTCCCACCTATATGAATCCTGAAGATGCCTCAGCACATGCACAGGAGGTATTTGAGTACTTCTCCAAGTACCAGGATCTCTTCAGAGGTTCTTCAAAATAA
- a CDS encoding tripartite tricarboxylate transporter TctB family protein, translating to MNRKNLGLGVFSILFGIFLFIISLSIRDFAAVGVGAKFFPRIASLGFIILGLIFIAEQVRIRILTNVQNDLTEKTQISFTINPAVFSMLLLVVYVAAISFLGYIISSIIYIYFQILILNRGKTIHHLRFVMIAVVSSALSYFLFVRVFGVMIPAGLLG from the coding sequence ATGAACAGAAAAAACCTTGGCCTAGGAGTCTTTAGTATTCTCTTTGGCATCTTTTTATTTATCATTAGTCTTAGTATTCGAGATTTTGCAGCAGTTGGGGTAGGTGCAAAATTTTTCCCACGAATTGCCAGTCTAGGATTCATCATCCTTGGACTAATTTTCATTGCAGAACAAGTCAGAATTCGAATCCTAACGAACGTTCAAAATGATTTAACTGAAAAAACCCAAATCTCATTCACCATCAATCCTGCTGTTTTTTCCATGCTGCTATTGGTGGTGTATGTAGCTGCAATCAGCTTCCTGGGATATATCATCTCATCAATCATCTACATCTACTTCCAGATATTGATCCTAAACAGAGGGAAAACAATACATCATCTACGCTTTGTCATGATTGCCGTAGTCAGTTCAGCATTATCCTACTTTTTGTTTGTGAGAGTCTTTGGGGTGATGATTCCTGCAGGATTGCTGGGGTAA